From Aspergillus fumigatus Af293 chromosome 3, whole genome shotgun sequence, a single genomic window includes:
- a CDS encoding transferase family protein: protein MNVLQLPQLDELLDAVSTDPFPYTKKFDEAINDPFCFLHTSGTTGVPKPIPWSHGLIGTMDAVRLLPPGADGDLPPWTTDWKTGDTIYSSFPMSHGAGIIMNILMPALFNLHCVFGPAGVLPNINLVDALAVSTRIDIWSMVPSLVDELGETPAVLSKLKSSKFICASGGPVSPVSAGKVNEVIRVLNLTGTTEGLFMGNLIPPREDWFWFCFHPYSGFEFKQVEPDTYEHWVHRNEHWPLFQGIFHTFPEKQSINFKDLYVRHPTKPNLWAFKGRSDDLVTEAFITTHPAIKGCLVFGTGKPQAGLLIELKDPLQKTDELLDSIWETVQQANSMSRHKNQLLRDFVAFATPDKPFCRTDKGTVKRSATLKLYADYIERFYRSRNDDLGGTFDFDMSSAHSIEDNVRKILAASLPDVQEASADTDLFALGLDSLGVFAAIKTIRAATGLGDQIGPRHIYANPTIARLSAIIALLAAAAESASDTTLCERPVDDVGAQIARMIAQHKARQSFSLNAFDYVNPNHGMGLVLYFPIRDGVSYEQVFANLQAGLNRTFDLIPALSGKMTDCSEQGIGYTKGDLCVTIPPLAKADSARNRLVYKDLSAVLPSFDDLRKGGFAPSAFSDTLANFVSGGCILAVDLNHCCLDGLGAMVALKAWAENCRYLQGDQSATCGWYDPESFNHSLPEILHRQEGWARPLHEIDPGTWGFLPFFPPEDEETNPRCEKATEGSLPARPIFPLHPVWPLPRAERCLKTTMFLVTPEKLELLQQDVIADPATNGITPSISDIVQAFFWRAAIKARYRVATEIRKQKFSPDAVSILELPTDTRPHFSSRLPPTYMGSMLILNRTSMPIETLCSAETSIAKVALLLRQSAARITPSLVHDAFTLLQSLPGHRRFSTANMGLEHMHAMISNMLLFPTSEIGFGDAFFANGGVPETMRPQLERGNGRFRFLAVFPLRKDGGVELVLGTHREELEMLVTDEEFTRYARMVDTCC from the exons ATGAATGTTCTGCAGCTCCCtcagcttgatgagcttctCGATGCCGTGTCCACCGACCCTTTTCCGTATACCAAGAAATTCGACGAAGCCATCAATGACCCCTTTTGTTTCCTGCATACATCTGGGACCACGGGGGTGCCCAAGCCAATACCCTGGTCTCATGGACTGATCGGCACCATGGATGCAGTACGACTGTTACCACCAGGGGCCGATGGTGATTTGCCTCCGTGGACAACTGACTGGAAGACCGGCGATACAATCTACTCGTCTTTCCCCATGAGCCAC GGTGCCGGGATTATTATGAATATTCTGATGCCCGCCCTTTTTAACCTGCACTGCGTCTTCGGACCAGCGGGAGTCCTGCCCAATATCAATCTGGTGGACGCTCTCGCAGTGAGCACTAGAATCGATATCTGGAGCATGGTACCGTCCCTTGTCGATGAGTTGGGAGAAACTCCCGCAGTATTGTCCAAGCTCAAATCGTCCAAGTTCATCTGTGCCTCTGGCGGTCCCGTCAGTCCCGTCAGCGCTGGCAAGGTCAACGAGGTAATACGAGTCCTGAACTTGACTGGGACAACCGAGGGTCTGTTTATGGGTAACCTCATACCACCAAGAGAGGATTGGTTCTGGTTTTGCTTCCATCCGTATTCCGGCTTTGAGTTCAAGCAAGTCGAGCCGGACACATACGAGCACTGGGTGCATCGCAACGAGCACTGGCCCCTGTTCCAGGGCATCTTCCACACTTTCCCCGAGAAGCAGTCGATTAACTTCAAGGACCTGTACGTGAGACACCCCACCAAGCCCAATCTGTGGGCCTTCAAGGGGAGAAGCGACGATCTCGTT ACGGAAGCCTTCATCACGACCCATCCCGCCATCAAAGGATGCCTTGTTTTCGGAACTGGGAAGCCCCAGGCAGGTCTACTGATTGAGCTGAAAGACCCGTTGCAGAAGACCGacgagctcctcgacagcATTTGGGAAACAGTCCAACAGGCCAACTCCATGTCTCGGCACAAAAACCAGCTGCTGAGGGACTTTGTGGCTTTTGCAACGCCAGACAAGCCATTTTGCCGCACCGACAAGGGCACAGTGAAACGATCCGCCACACTGAAGCTTTATGCCGACTACATTGAGCGTTTCTACCGCTCACGCAACGACGATCTCGGCGGCACTTTCGACTTCGACATGAGCTCGGCCCACTCAATCGAGGACAATGTCCGCAAGATCCTCGCCGCTTCGCTCCCTGATGTCCAGGAGGCCTCTGCAGACACGGACCTGTTTGCGCTTGGGCTTGACTCGCTCGGTGTCTTTGCGGCCATCAAGACCATCCGGGCAGCTACGGGGCTAGGTGACCAGATTGGCCCTCGGCATATCTACGCCAATCCAACCATAGCCCGCCTTTCTGCGATTATCGCACTTCTGGCGGCCGCGGCGGAGAGTGCCAGCGACACTACCTTATGTGAAAGACCAGTGGACGATGTCGGGGCCCAGATCGCGCGGATGATTGCCCAGCACAAGGCGCGGCAATCGTTCAGCTTGAACGCGTTCGACTATGTCAACCCGAACCACGGCATGGGCTTGGTCTTGTACTTCCCAATACGCGACGGGGTCAGTTACGAGCAAGTATTTGCGAACCTGCAGGCCGGTCTCAACCGCACGTTTGATCTGATTCCCGCCCTCAGCGGCAAGATGACGGACTGCTCGGAGCAAGGGATCGGCTACACCAAAGGAGACCTCTGCGTCACCATTCCCCCCCTTGCCAAGGCCGATTCGGCACGCAATCGTCTGGTCTACAAGGACctctctgctgttcttccGTCATTCGACGACTTGCGCAAAGGAGGCTTCGCGCCGTCCGCCTTCAGCGACACTCTT GCCAATTTTGTTTCCGGGGGGTGTATTCTTGCCGTCGACCTTAACCATTGCTGCCTCGACGGTCTCGGCGCCATGGTCGCTCTCAAGGCCTGGGCCGAGAACTGCAGATATTTGCAGGGCGATCAGTCGGCAACCTGCGGCTGGTATGACCCCGAGAGCTTCAACCACAGCTTGCCGGAAATTCTCCATCGGCAGGAAGGCTGGGCCCGGCCGCTTCATGAGATCGACCCTGGTACATGGGGCTTCCTGCCATTCTTTCCcccggaggatgaggagacgaACCCCAGATGCGAGAAGGCAACGGAAGGATCTCTTCCTGCCCGACCTATCTTCCCTCTCCATCCCGTCTGGCCGCTGCCGCGCGCCGAGCGATGCCTAAAGACCACCATGTTCCTCGTCACGcctgagaagctggagctgctgcaACAAGACGTCATCGCCGACCCCGCCACCAACGGCATCACTCCATCCATCAGCGACATCGTGCAAGCCTTCTTCTGGCGCGCCGCCATCAAGGCACGATACCGCGTCGCCACGGAGATCCGCAAGCAGAAGTTCAGCCCGGACGCCGTCTCCATCCTCGAGCTCCCCACCGACACCCGGCCGCATTTCTCGTCCCGCCTCCCACCAACCTATATGGGCAGCATGCTCATCCTCAACCGCACCAGCATGCCCATCGAGACCCTCTGCTCCGCCGAGACCAGCATCGCCAAAGTCGCGCTGCTCCTCCGCCAATCCGCCGCGCGCATCACCCCGTCGCTCGTGCACGACGCCTTCACACTCCTGCAGTCCCTCCCCGGCCACCGCCGGTTCTCCACCGCCAACATGGGCCTCGAGCACATGCACGCCATGATCTCCAATATGCTGCTCTTCCCGACCAGCGAGATCGGCTTTGGAGACGCCTTCTTCGCGAACGGGGGCGTGCCGGAGACAATGCGGCCGCAGCTGGAGCGCGGCAACGGGCGGTTTCGATTCTTGGCTGTCTTCCCTCTGAGGAAGGATGGAGGGGTGGAGCTGGTCCTGGGCACGCACCgggaggagttggagatgcTCGTGACGGACGAGGAGTTTACGAGGTATGCGCGTATGGTCGATACCTGCTGTTGA
- a CDS encoding ICS-NRPS-like enzyme crmA, translating into MHHSDRMFHKEAGISHLILDIILEHALNKFDPAPDRLQGAAKNFLPIIERFVAAGTRIEACLPAFPFKSANKVYKVLGSLPDKAEELALDRLNTMCARVREVYPPGLQVAIISDGITYNDLLCISDQDTWAYGEALRQMAAQKQFMYIVFSRIKDLLDIPLPEQMSEIVYVANCTTFRRLLLNKYERADLDIDHEIASNPDTKLTYLGYRRFLESDLKYIFPRGAHRSAHSYKRDCKYLAKQMLIRGDAFAQAIKTSYPNHLRLSIHESVAGTKLSISLLNTKTGFTTPWHCSVAQLANGEWISAPMGEFRKDDRLELVYADGRPSHFREKPREGDAFGISESTASYLQRPKRLRASEYLGATLPSVPVSPGMSSPSAASTSSSGASMQGSAATTPETHSPPTFTWSGLEIVAEDNSNNASVPYGRRLIPQIMDSLAATEPERIVFSLATFSGDSLEFRPISARTFANAIDKTAWWLHNQVGRPDSIQPVGYIGPHDLRHVLLTYACVKAGYAVSS; encoded by the exons ATGCATCACTCCGACAGAATGTTTCACAAGGAAGCAGGGATCtctcatctcatcctggATATCATCCTCGAGCATGCGCTCAACAAGTTTGACCCTGCACCGGACCGATTGCAGGGAGCTGCGAAGAACTTCCTGCCGATTATTGAACGATTCGTCGCTGCAGGCACGCGGATAGAGGCTTGTCTCCCCGCATTCCCGTTCAAGTCGGCGAACAAAGTATACAAGGTGCTCGGTAGCCTGCCGGATAAAGCTGAAGAGCTGGCTCTTGACCGTCTGAATACCATGTGCGCGCGTGTTCGCGAAGTATACCCGCCTGGCCTTCAAGTGGCGATTATCTCGGACGGCATCACATACAATG ACTTGCTCTGCATCTCCGATCAAGACACGTGGGCGTACGGAGAGGCTCTACGCCAGATGGCCGCTCAGAAGCAGTTCATGTACAttgtcttctccagaatCAAAGACCTGCTCGATATCCCCCTGCCAGAACAGATGAGTGAAATCGTCTACGTCGCTAACTGTACCACTTTCCGCCGATTGCTCCTCAACAAGTACGAGAGAGCCGACCTTGACATCGACCACGAGATTGCCTCGAATCCTGATACCAAGCTGACCTACCTCGGGTACAGGAGGTTCCTGGAGTCTGATCTCAAGTATATCTTCCCTCGAGGGGCGCATCGGTCTGCCCACAGCTACAAGCGAGATTGCAAGTATCTTGCCAAACAGATGCTGATACGAGGTGAT GCGTTTGCACAGGCAATCAAGACCTCGTATCCGAATCATTTGCGGCTTTCCATTCACGAGTCAGTGGCCGGCACCAAGCTATCGATCTCCCTGCTGAACACCAAGACTGGCTTCACCACTCCATGGCACTGCAGCGTCGCTCAGCTGGCGAACGGGGAGTGGATCAGTGCTCCGATGGGCGAATTCCGCAAGGACGACAGGCTGGAGCTCGTGTACGCGGACGGCCGGCCCAGTCACTTTAGGGAGAAGCCACGAGAGGGGGACGCTTTCGGCATCAGCGAGAGCACCGCGAGCTACCTCCAACGGCCCAAACGACTCCGCGCCAGTGAATATCTCGGTGCGACTTTGCCATCCGTTCCCGTCTCACCTGGCATGTCCTCCCCCAGTGCTGcttccacctcctcatccgGTGCGAGCATGCAAGGCAGCGCAGCAACTACACCAGAAACCCACTCTCCTCCCACTTTCACGTGGAGCGGTTTGGAGATAGTCGCGGAGGACAATTCGAACAATGCTTCAGTGCCATACGGCAGAAGGCTCATCCCTCAGATCATGGACAGCCTGGCTGCCACCGAGCCAGAACGCATTGTCTTCTCACTGGCGACGTTTTCTGGCGATTCACTTGAGTTCAGGCCCATTTCTGCTCGCACTTTTGCCAACGCAATTGACAAGACCGCTTGGTGGCTTCATAACCAGGTTGGCAGACCAGACTCTATCCAGCCTGTGGGCTACATCGGACCAC ATGATCTACGACACGTCCTGCTTACTTACGCATGTGTCAAAGCTGGTTACGCAGTAAGTTCTTGA
- a CDS encoding GTP cyclohydrolase I — translation MGYVPDGRVLGLSKLARIAEVYSRRLQVQERLTQEIADAINRVLAPTGVVVLIESTHLCMSMRGVQKSGATTITSCMTGVLEHDPKLRNHAEFLLRIR, via the coding sequence ATGGGTTACGTGCCCGATGGACGAGTCCTGGGGCTGTCGAAGCTCGCCCGGATTGCCGAGGTCTACTCGCGCCGGCTCCAGGTCCAAGAGCGATTGACGCAGGAGATTGCCGATGCCATCAACCGCGTCCTGGCTCCGACGGGGGTGGTGGTTCTGATCGAATCGACGCACCTGTGCATGTCCATGCGAGGCGTTCAGAAATCGGGGgccaccaccatcacctcGTGTATGACCGGTGTCCTGGAGCATGATCCAAAGCTTCGAAACCACGCGGAGTTCCTCCTGAGAATCAGATAG
- a CDS encoding putative oxidoreductase, 2OG-Fe(II) oxygenase family, protein MECKTPEILTASLRVINLHNLLHGIHGEAEKLVLAAKEDGIFYVDFTGHASSPFTGLVDEIYSLSRSLFDLDIEEKMQYDVDQMGMLKLNGSFVLTGCLQIPHHGIFSVTNEPFPRPAPIDEHWQALQGIVRSCRDVAGTIFRTMSTALHLPADKTFESFHHPCHASLDIIRLLKYQSAPPGETTPRVPQTAHTDLGSLTMLFASTPGLQICPRGSDDWLYVMPRANSMIVNLGDAMSIWTDGVFQNVLHRVSSMPGQAMEERYSFAVLMRPADGAPMVSLMRPSPSGLEAEPMRCDIWLRAKFLALRGQKNGERKDSDIAVLTGCPDGRPRFLEV, encoded by the exons ATGGAGTGTAAGACTCCTGAGATCCTAACAGCGTCGTTGAGGGTGATCAACCTTCACAACCTGCTCCATGGTATCCATGGGGAAGCCGAGAAGCTAGTCTTGGCCGCCAAGGAGGATGGGATATTCTATGTAGATTTCACAGGCCATGCATCAAGCCCATTTACCGGCTTGGTAGATGAGATATATTCGTTATCCCGGTCGTTGTTCGACCTTGATATCGAAGAAAAGATGCAATACGATGTGGACCAAATGGGGATGCTCAAACTCAACGG ATCGTTTGTGCTGACGGGCTGCCTACAGATTCCACATCATGGCATCTTTTCGGTGACCAATGAACCTTTCCCTCGGCCGGCTCCAATTGACGAGCACTGGCAGGCCCTGCAAGGCATTGTCCGCAGTTGTCGAGATGTAGCGGGCACAATCTTTCGGACCATGTCCACGGCGCTCCATCTGCCCGCCGACAAGACCTTTGAATCATTCCACCATCCATGCCACGCCTCGCTGGACATCATCCGACTCCTCAAATACCAGTCAGCGCCCCCGGGCGAGACCACCCCTCGGGTGCCCCAAACCGCGCACACCGACTTGGGATCCCTTACGATGTTGTTTGCCTCTACGCCGGGCCTGCAGATTTGTCCCCGAGGCTCCGACGATTGGTTGTACGTGATGCCTCGCGCGAACAGCATGATCGTCAATCTGGGCGATGCCATGAGCATCTGGACGGATGGCGTTTTCCAGAATGTGCTACACCGCGTCAGCTCGATGCCCGGTCAGGCCATGGAGGAACGGTACAGCTTCGCCGTCTTGATGCGTCCGGCCGATGGGGCGCCAATGGTTTCTTTGATGCGCCCTTCCCCGAGCGGATTGGAGGCCGAACCCATGCGGTGTGACATTTGGCTTCGGGCGAAGTTCCTGGCGCTCCGCGGCCAGAAGAATGGTGAGCGGAAGGATTCTGATATCGCGGTCCTCACGGGGTGTCCTGATGGGCGACCCCGTTTTCTGGAGGTGTAG